The following proteins come from a genomic window of Lolium rigidum isolate FL_2022 chromosome 5, APGP_CSIRO_Lrig_0.1, whole genome shotgun sequence:
- the LOC124654382 gene encoding transmembrane protein 87A-like has translation MAADTAAVRLLAVAVAVVALFCLGEASVHEYSGLGFLNKGNAFILHAGSEGLYAPVSPANATAEDENDDSAAVPDAFIRLDKITFKRPEEAVDSVKEASSAKVQILVFEIEDREMIGGSAYGGQKAICCTSDLAKLGACAEGSVIYRPSKLNPGWPQLLVASFDGSDLIATLPSRTIPVRKTGMYNMYFIHCDPSLAGLEIEGKTIWKNPTGYLPGRMAPLKNFFGLMSFAFVILGIYWFYQYMKFWREVLPLQNCITLVITLGMLEMALWYFEYAEFNDTGVRAKAITFWAVTFGTVKRTVARLIILIVSMGYGVVRPTLGGLTSKVIMLGGTFFVATEILELVENLGTVNDLSGKAWLFLVYPVAILDASFIVWIFISLAKTLSQLQARRLMAKLDIYRKFTIALGITVLVSIAWIGYEIYFKSTDVFNERWQYAWIIPAFWHALSFSLLCVISYLWAPSQSSMRFTNDASEKFDREDSLSLIRPRPIVSKNGWSVASTPDAKATKDMNTVTTSFDEDDEENKRE, from the exons ATGGCTGCCGACACGGCGGCCGTACGCCTCCTTGCCGTCGCTGTCGCCGTCGTGGCGCTCTTCTGCCTCGGCGAGGCCTCGGTGCACGAGTACAGCGGCCTCGGCTTCCTCAACAAGGGCAATGCTTTCATCCTCCACGCCGGCAGCGAGGGCCTCTACGCCCCCGTCTCCCCCGCCAATGCCACCGCCGAGGACGAAAACGACGACTCCGCCGCAGTGCCCGACGCATTCATCAG GCTTGACAAGATCACATTTAAAAGACCAGAGGAGGCTGTTGATTCTGTGAAGGAGGCTAGCTCAGCGAAGGTTCAGATACTTGTCTTTGAAATAGAAgaccgtgaaatgatcggtggATCAGCATACGGAGGTCAGAAAGCAATTTGTTGTACATCAGATCTTGCAAAGTTAGGAGCTTGTGCTGAAGGCTCAGTCATCTACCGCCCATCAAAGCTGAATCCTGGCTGGCCACAGTTGCTTGTTGCTTCTTTCGATGGAAGTGATCTGATTGCAACACTACCATCAAGGACCATTCCTGTGAGAAAAACTGGGATGTACAATATGTACTTCATCCACTGTGACCCGTCACTTGCTGGGCTGGAGATCGAGGGGAAAACCATCTGGAAAAATCCTACTGGGTACCTTCCGGGTCGGATGGCACCTCTGAAGAACTTTTTTGGACTGATGTCTTTTGCTTTCGTGATACTTGGTATCTATTGGTTCTACCAGTACATGAAGTTCTGGCGAGAGGTTCTTCCACTTCAGAACTGTATTACTCTTGTTATTACACTGGGCATGCTTGAGATGGCATTGTGGTATTTCGAATATGCTGAGTTCAATGATACTGGAGTTCGGGCGAAGGCCATCACATTCTGGGCTGtaactttcgggactgtcaaaagaACAGTTGCTCGTCTTATTATTCTCATTGTCTCAATGGGGTATGGAGTTGTGAGGCCTACTTTGGGTGGTCTGACATCAAAAGTCATCATGCTAGGAGGAACATTCTTTGTAGCTACAGAAATTCTTGAGCTGGTAGAAAATCTCGGTACTGTGAATGATCTATCAGGAAAAGCTTGGCTGTTCTTGGTCTATCCTGTGGCTATCTTGGATGCTTCTTTCATTGTTTGGATATTTATTTCTCTAGCAAAGACCCTTAGCCAACTTCAG gcaagaaGGTTGATGGCCAAACTTGATATTTACAGGAAATTCACAATTGCATTGGGTATAACTGTTCTAGTGTCTATTGCCTGGATTGGCTACGAG ATTTACTTCAAATCAACAGATGTGTTCAATGAGCGGTGGCAGTATGCATGGATAATTCCTGCTTTCTGGCATGCCCTATCATTCTCACTTCTTTGCGTCATTTCCTACTTGTGGGCACCTTCTCAGAGCTCAATGAG ATTTACCAACGATGCAAGTGAAAAGTTCGACCGAGAGGACAGCCTATCACTGATAAGGCCAAGGCCCATTGTTTCCAAGAACGGATGGAGCGTAGCATCCACACCAGATGCCAAAGCAACCAAGGACATGAATACCGTGACGACGTCTTTcgatgaagacgatgaagaaAACAAAAGGGAGTAA